The following are encoded in a window of Nitrospirota bacterium genomic DNA:
- the mraY gene encoding phospho-N-acetylmuramoyl-pentapeptide-transferase — protein sequence MIFELLYGMHGYLSAFNVFRYITFRTSLAALTALLVSFFIAPPMIRWLRRISMTQQIREDGPKTHLSKAGTPTMGGIIILTSLTVAMLMWGNFRNMYVWMVMIALLGFGAIGFIDDYLKVVKRNPKGLRAWYKFGAQMAIAFAIGVFLYANPHDPYNTVLSIPFFKRWLFDLGVFYIPFAVFVIVGSSNAVNLTDGIDGLAIGLVAIAAIANMALVYLSGHAQFARYLQVLYLPGIGELTVFCGALLGASLGFLWYNAYPAEVFMGDVGSLGLGGALGTLAVVTKHEIVLVVVGGIFVIETISVVLQVASYKSTGKRIFRMAPLHHHFELKGWQEPKVIVRFWIIGIILALFSLASLKLR from the coding sequence GTGATCTTCGAGCTCCTCTACGGTATGCACGGCTATCTCTCCGCCTTCAATGTTTTTCGGTATATTACGTTCAGGACGTCGCTCGCGGCGCTCACGGCACTGCTCGTCTCGTTTTTCATCGCGCCGCCGATGATCAGGTGGCTGCGGCGCATCAGCATGACCCAGCAGATACGCGAGGACGGGCCGAAGACGCACCTCTCGAAGGCAGGGACGCCGACCATGGGCGGCATCATCATCCTGACCTCGCTCACCGTCGCCATGCTCATGTGGGGCAACTTCAGGAACATGTACGTCTGGATGGTGATGATCGCGCTGCTCGGGTTCGGCGCCATCGGGTTCATCGACGATTATCTCAAAGTGGTCAAGCGGAACCCGAAGGGGTTGCGGGCGTGGTATAAATTCGGAGCGCAAATGGCTATCGCCTTCGCCATCGGCGTCTTCCTCTATGCCAACCCGCACGACCCTTATAATACGGTGCTCAGCATCCCCTTTTTCAAGCGGTGGCTTTTCGATCTCGGCGTCTTCTACATACCCTTTGCCGTGTTTGTCATCGTAGGGTCGTCCAATGCCGTCAACCTCACCGATGGCATCGACGGCCTCGCGATCGGCCTCGTCGCGATCGCGGCGATTGCGAACATGGCCCTCGTCTACCTTTCGGGGCATGCGCAGTTCGCCCGGTATCTGCAGGTGCTCTATCTGCCGGGCATCGGCGAGCTCACCGTGTTTTGCGGAGCCCTTTTGGGGGCCTCCCTGGGGTTCCTCTGGTATAACGCCTATCCTGCCGAGGTCTTCATGGGCGACGTCGGCTCCCTCGGTCTGGGCGGCGCGCTGGGCACGCTCGCGGTGGTGACGAAGCACGAGATCGTGCTGGTCGTGGTCGGCGGTATTTTCGTTATCGAGACCATATCCGTGGTGCTGCAGGTCGCCTCGTACAAGTCGACCGGCAAGAGGATCTTCAGGATGGCGCCCCTGCACCACCATTTCGAGCTCAAGGGATGGCAGGAACCGAAGGTGATCGTCCGGTTCTGGATCATAGGAATAATACTTGCATTATTCAGCCTGGCATCTTTAAAATTGAGGTGA
- the murG gene encoding undecaprenyldiphospho-muramoylpentapeptide beta-N-acetylglucosaminyltransferase, which yields MKIIIAGGGTGGHLFPGIAIAEEFKDRGSADGIVFVGTSHGIEARVIPREGYPLKLLKAEGLIGKPFTRKIRALLLFIVSIFDSLRILKEVRPSLVIGVGGYASVGMVLAASLKGIPTLIHEQNSVPGFANKFLGKFADAIAVTYQESISSFPQEKTFLTGNPIRKHILNRDERKAFALFPLNEHKFTILVFGGSLGAHRINQTMLEALNYLLDLRHNIQFLHQTGERDAERVTEGYRSKGFHGIVVPFIYQMAEAYTAADMVICRAGATTLAELTAIGKPALLIPFPYAAANHQEHNARKLEDMGAARVILESRLNGETLAGAIRELVRNAEARREMQKAAVVFGRPDAAERVVDIAESLIKQQTAK from the coding sequence ATGAAGATTATCATCGCCGGAGGAGGGACGGGAGGACATCTGTTCCCCGGCATCGCGATAGCGGAAGAGTTCAAAGACAGGGGGAGCGCCGACGGGATCGTCTTCGTCGGGACCTCGCACGGCATCGAGGCGCGGGTCATCCCCCGCGAGGGATATCCTCTGAAGCTCCTCAAGGCCGAGGGGCTGATCGGAAAGCCGTTCACCAGAAAGATCCGCGCGCTGCTGCTCTTCATCGTCTCGATATTCGACTCCCTGCGCATCCTGAAGGAGGTCAGGCCCTCGCTGGTCATCGGCGTCGGCGGCTATGCGTCGGTCGGTATGGTGCTTGCCGCCTCCCTCAAGGGGATTCCGACGCTGATCCACGAACAGAATTCCGTTCCGGGGTTCGCGAATAAATTCCTCGGGAAGTTCGCCGATGCCATTGCCGTGACCTACCAGGAGAGCATCTCCTCCTTTCCCCAGGAAAAGACCTTCCTCACCGGGAACCCTATACGCAAGCATATCCTGAACAGGGATGAGCGGAAGGCCTTCGCCCTCTTTCCCCTCAACGAGCATAAGTTCACCATTCTCGTCTTCGGCGGCAGTCTCGGCGCCCACCGCATCAACCAGACCATGCTCGAGGCATTGAATTACCTCCTGGATTTAAGGCACAATATCCAGTTCCTTCACCAGACGGGTGAGCGGGACGCTGAGCGGGTGACCGAAGGCTACCGGAGCAAGGGCTTCCACGGCATTGTCGTCCCTTTCATCTACCAGATGGCGGAAGCGTATACCGCCGCCGATATGGTCATCTGCAGGGCAGGGGCGACCACCCTGGCGGAGCTGACGGCGATCGGCAAGCCGGCCCTCTTGATTCCGTTTCCGTACGCTGCTGCCAACCACCAGGAGCACAATGCGAGGAAGCTGGAGGACATGGGAGCCGCGCGGGTCATTCTCGAGAGCAGGCTCAACGGCGAGACCCTCGCCGGGGCCATACGGGAGCTCGTCCGCAATGCCGAGGCGCGGAGGGAGATGCAGAAGGCGGCGGTCGTCTTCGGCAGGCCCGATGCGGCGGAGCGGGTGGTCGATATAGCCGAGAGCCTGATCAAGCAGCAGACGGCCAAATAA
- a CDS encoding D-alanyl-D-alanine carboxypeptidase family protein — protein MAAFFLSLVLFQGPAVRAEEITARAAIVIDGVTEKILYAKNPNWKLPPASTTKLVTAMVALDRLHPETIITVSRNAANTPSVSPYIRAGERYTVREMLSLALMRSVNSAAVALAEATAGSEAAFVALMNEKAAQMGAENTRFANASGLPGPNQYITAFDLAKVMKEALSYPLIKEILNTRTKEVSSLDGRRLFVKNTNQLLWTDDEFIGGKTGYTRAARHCFVSAASRDQSTLITAVLGESVRDDLWQDSRMLLVKGYEVLAQQAEPMIYFTSANESPIVLASYTAPSKKKYKSAKLAKKTGVKKTAVKKASVKKAKAKKVKTAVAKKPKKKSSGVNLANEGKKAAEKGVS, from the coding sequence GTGGCGGCATTCTTCCTCTCCCTGGTCCTCTTCCAGGGCCCGGCGGTCCGCGCTGAAGAGATAACCGCACGGGCTGCCATTGTCATCGACGGCGTAACGGAAAAAATACTCTATGCGAAGAATCCCAACTGGAAGCTTCCTCCGGCGAGCACGACCAAGCTCGTCACCGCCATGGTCGCCCTCGACCGGCTCCACCCCGAAACAATCATAACAGTGAGCAGGAATGCGGCGAACACCCCTTCCGTGTCTCCCTATATCCGGGCGGGTGAGCGGTATACGGTGCGGGAGATGCTTTCGCTCGCGCTCATGAGGTCCGTCAACAGCGCCGCCGTCGCCCTCGCCGAGGCGACTGCGGGCTCCGAGGCGGCGTTCGTGGCGCTCATGAACGAGAAGGCCGCGCAGATGGGCGCCGAGAATACCCGTTTCGCCAATGCCTCGGGCCTCCCGGGACCGAATCAGTACATCACCGCCTTCGACCTCGCCAAGGTCATGAAAGAGGCGTTGAGCTATCCCCTCATCAAGGAGATCCTCAATACGAGGACCAAGGAGGTGTCCTCTCTCGACGGCAGGCGCCTCTTCGTCAAGAACACCAACCAGCTCCTCTGGACCGATGATGAGTTCATCGGCGGAAAGACGGGCTACACGAGGGCGGCCCGCCACTGCTTCGTCTCCGCTGCATCGAGGGACCAGAGCACGCTGATCACCGCGGTCCTCGGCGAGTCGGTGCGGGATGACCTCTGGCAGGACTCGAGGATGCTCCTGGTGAAAGGCTATGAGGTGCTTGCGCAGCAGGCCGAACCCATGATCTACTTCACCAGCGCGAATGAAAGCCCCATCGTACTGGCGTCGTACACTGCTCCCTCGAAGAAAAAGTACAAAAGCGCGAAGCTCGCCAAGAAGACGGGCGTGAAGAAGACGGCGGTCAAAAAGGCGAGCGTGAAGAAAGCCAAAGCGAAAAAGGTCAAGACAGCGGTCGCCAAGAAGCCCAAGAAGAAGAGCTCCGGCGTCAATCTTGCCAACGAAGGGAAGAAAGCGGCGGAGAAGGGCGTTTCATGA
- the murD gene encoding UDP-N-acetylmuramoyl-L-alanine--D-glutamate ligase: MVRDLNGKRATVVGLARSGVGAANLLSRLGAAVTVTDKKKPQELAGFLDHLDPAVKKELGHHPLSLFEETDLIVISPGVPLTIAPLRQAAARGIPVIGELELAYQLISEDALPQAKRPLLLAVTGTNGKSTTASLVYAMMKNGGFRTLFGGNIGTALTEVLSGSTEQGGRAECFVVEVSSFQLETIETFRPTCASILNITPDHLDRYHSLEEYTGAKCRIALNQREGDVLILNADDEMTEEVLNRIKGSPRILYFSRKRPVEGAYYREGRIVFSIPRLQGVTAPPDFAVPGSAIAIKGVHNIENAMAASLMALVSGCGADAVAETLRSFPGLEHRLEAVRELDGVTFINDSKGTNVGAVIKSLESFSEPVVLIAGGRDKDSDFAVLRPLVKERVKALVLIGEAREKLRKALGDVAQTVMEDDFQSAVARAKQLAAPGDVVLLSPACASFDMFKDFEDRGRQFKKLVNAL; the protein is encoded by the coding sequence ATGGTGCGGGATCTGAACGGTAAACGGGCGACCGTTGTCGGCCTTGCGCGCAGCGGCGTCGGCGCAGCGAATCTGCTCTCCCGGCTCGGCGCCGCCGTAACCGTCACCGATAAAAAGAAGCCGCAGGAGCTCGCCGGATTTCTCGATCATCTCGACCCCGCCGTGAAGAAGGAGCTCGGTCATCATCCCCTCTCGCTCTTCGAGGAGACCGATCTCATCGTGATCAGCCCCGGTGTGCCCCTCACGATCGCTCCCTTGCGGCAGGCTGCGGCACGAGGGATTCCCGTCATCGGTGAGCTGGAGCTCGCTTATCAGCTGATAAGCGAGGACGCCCTCCCGCAGGCGAAGAGACCGCTGCTGCTCGCCGTCACCGGCACCAACGGAAAATCGACGACCGCCTCCCTCGTCTACGCAATGATGAAGAACGGCGGGTTCAGGACCCTCTTCGGCGGCAATATCGGTACGGCCCTTACCGAGGTGCTCTCCGGGAGCACGGAACAGGGGGGCCGTGCGGAGTGTTTCGTCGTGGAGGTCTCGAGCTTCCAGCTCGAAACGATCGAGACCTTCAGGCCGACCTGCGCTTCGATCCTGAACATTACCCCCGATCATCTCGACCGCTACCACTCCCTTGAGGAATACACCGGGGCGAAGTGCAGGATAGCGCTCAACCAGCGCGAGGGCGATGTTCTCATCCTCAATGCGGACGACGAGATGACGGAGGAGGTGCTGAACCGTATCAAGGGCTCCCCCCGCATCCTCTATTTCAGCAGGAAGCGGCCCGTCGAAGGGGCGTATTACCGCGAAGGGCGTATCGTCTTCTCGATCCCCCGCCTGCAGGGTGTTACGGCGCCGCCGGACTTTGCGGTCCCTGGCTCCGCCATCGCCATCAAGGGTGTCCACAACATCGAAAACGCGATGGCCGCATCGCTGATGGCCCTGGTGTCGGGCTGCGGCGCCGATGCCGTGGCAGAGACGCTCCGGAGCTTTCCCGGCCTCGAGCATCGTCTCGAAGCGGTGCGCGAGCTCGACGGCGTGACCTTCATCAATGACTCCAAAGGAACGAATGTGGGAGCGGTCATCAAGTCCCTCGAGAGCTTTTCGGAGCCGGTGGTGCTTATCGCAGGAGGCAGGGACAAGGACAGCGACTTCGCCGTGCTGCGGCCGCTCGTAAAGGAGCGCGTCAAAGCGCTCGTCCTCATCGGCGAGGCCCGGGAGAAGCTGCGGAAGGCGCTCGGGGACGTTGCGCAGACCGTGATGGAAGACGACTTTCAGAGCGCCGTCGCGCGGGCGAAACAGCTCGCCGCTCCGGGCGATGTGGTGCTCCTCTCCCCGGCGTGCGCCAGTTTCGATATGTTCAAGGATTTTGAGGACCGGGGCAGGCAGTTCAAAAAACTGGTGAACGCGCTATGA
- the ftsW gene encoding putative lipid II flippase FtsW, translating into MKQASYDRWIVVLVFLLILIGLTAVYSSTSVISPDVIEKYRKKGVAVSQFGFLGKQLFTVGLGLTIMLVACRVPREWLKKLAIPLLVLSFICLLMVFTPLGVTAGGARRWIRVWPSTFQPSELVKLCMVVFLSYYMSLASFRRDRFLSFFIPVVIMGAFQVVFLKQPDFGAVMSLAILTMAMLFLSGIRLRYLFSLGVLGIPVVIKLVSEPYRMKRVVAFLDPWKDPQGSGFQLVQSFIALGSGGLTGVGLGEGMQKLSFLPEVHTDFIFSLIGEELGFVGAVGVAFLFFVLFLRGITIARRTQDSFSYYLAFGIAMMIAIQAVINFAVVTGMVPTKGLPLPFISYGGSSLMVNMLAIGLLLNVSRTGEQGKQTPVPAGAGQSRSQKRSTPSPAAAGAGASRSMASRPASQWGRGYGYRQAAQKAAQYHRSFGKRE; encoded by the coding sequence ATGAAACAGGCCTCGTATGATCGCTGGATCGTGGTGCTGGTCTTCCTGCTCATCCTCATCGGGCTTACCGCCGTCTACAGCTCTACGTCGGTCATCTCTCCCGACGTGATCGAGAAATACCGCAAGAAAGGAGTGGCGGTAAGCCAGTTCGGCTTTCTCGGGAAGCAGCTCTTCACCGTGGGGCTGGGCCTCACGATCATGCTGGTCGCCTGCAGGGTTCCGCGCGAATGGCTGAAGAAGCTCGCGATTCCCCTGCTCGTCCTGTCGTTCATCTGTCTGTTGATGGTCTTTACGCCCCTCGGCGTCACCGCAGGGGGCGCGCGGCGGTGGATACGCGTCTGGCCGTCCACCTTTCAGCCATCCGAATTGGTGAAGCTTTGCATGGTGGTCTTTCTCTCCTACTACATGAGCCTGGCGAGCTTCAGGAGAGACCGGTTCCTTTCGTTCTTTATTCCCGTCGTCATTATGGGCGCGTTCCAGGTCGTCTTCCTCAAGCAGCCCGATTTCGGCGCGGTAATGAGCCTCGCCATCCTGACCATGGCGATGCTCTTTCTGTCGGGCATCCGTCTGCGGTATCTCTTTTCCCTCGGCGTCCTGGGCATTCCCGTTGTCATTAAGCTGGTGTCCGAACCCTACCGGATGAAGCGCGTGGTGGCCTTTCTCGACCCCTGGAAAGATCCCCAGGGCAGCGGCTTCCAGCTCGTGCAGTCCTTCATCGCCCTCGGCAGCGGCGGGCTTACGGGAGTGGGGCTCGGCGAGGGGATGCAGAAGCTCTCGTTCCTCCCGGAAGTGCATACGGACTTCATCTTCTCGCTGATCGGCGAGGAGCTGGGGTTCGTCGGCGCTGTCGGCGTGGCGTTTCTCTTCTTCGTGCTCTTCCTGAGGGGGATTACCATCGCCCGGAGGACGCAGGACAGCTTTTCCTATTATCTCGCCTTCGGCATCGCCATGATGATCGCCATTCAGGCGGTCATCAATTTTGCCGTGGTGACCGGGATGGTGCCCACCAAGGGATTGCCGCTGCCGTTCATCAGTTACGGAGGCTCGTCGCTCATGGTGAACATGCTCGCCATAGGGCTGCTGCTCAATGTCTCGCGAACAGGAGAGCAGGGGAAGCAGACGCCCGTTCCGGCGGGGGCAGGCCAGAGCAGGAGCCAGAAGAGGAGCACGCCCTCTCCGGCCGCTGCAGGCGCCGGGGCATCGCGGTCTATGGCATCCCGTCCGGCATCGCAATGGGGAAGGGGCTACGGGTATCGCCAGGCTGCACAGAAGGCTGCGCAATACCACCGATCGTTTGGAAAGAGAGAATGA
- the murF gene encoding UDP-N-acetylmuramoyl-tripeptide--D-alanyl-D-alanine ligase: MIKAQDIAEATGGTLIPLTIAPGGMPDFSPAEIVFPGISIDSRTIKEGELFLALKGDRFDGHDFVKDALKVAGGALVHRTAQCVMEALSQEPSLHSADYDGRAAAPKVLIAVDDTLRALHDLARFLRKRFAGSVVSVVGSNGKTTTKELICSILETRWNVLKTAGNLNNHIGMPLSMTRISGDTDALVLEMGTNRPGDVDQLCSIGLPDIGVVTNIGYEHIEGFGSIERVRAAELEIAPYVTKLVVNADDAFLMEGVNETFKGTVVTFGIEQPEATVRAEDTVFSDEGTRFSLVARGEQIAVQLRLAGLFNVYNALAAAAAASTIGFALQEIKAGLEAFGGVALRFEIRRIGGVTYLNDCYNANPSSMEASVKELVRRVQASGPGQQGSRRAIAVLGDMLELGDFAVEAHRKLGAWMAELPVAVVIGAGPLMAHAVAAFTGTALHEDTAENAAAALVSIVKEGDIVLIKGSRGMRMERVLAAVEAAHRGPGRAQQ; the protein is encoded by the coding sequence ATGATCAAGGCGCAGGATATCGCCGAAGCAACGGGGGGAACGCTCATCCCTCTCACTATCGCTCCCGGCGGCATGCCGGATTTCTCCCCGGCGGAGATCGTATTCCCGGGCATATCCATCGATTCGAGGACAATCAAGGAGGGGGAGCTTTTCCTGGCGCTCAAGGGAGACCGCTTCGACGGGCATGACTTTGTCAAAGATGCCCTGAAGGTCGCCGGCGGCGCCCTGGTACATCGTACTGCGCAGTGCGTAATGGAGGCGCTCTCACAGGAACCGTCATTGCATAGTGCGGATTACGACGGCAGGGCCGCCGCTCCTAAAGTTCTTATCGCGGTGGATGACACCCTGCGGGCTCTCCACGATCTGGCGCGCTTCCTGAGGAAGCGGTTTGCGGGCAGCGTCGTCTCTGTCGTTGGGAGCAACGGGAAGACGACCACTAAAGAGCTGATCTGCTCGATTCTCGAGACCCGCTGGAACGTGCTCAAGACCGCTGGCAATCTCAATAACCACATCGGCATGCCCCTTTCCATGACGCGGATCAGCGGGGATACCGACGCACTGGTTCTCGAGATGGGGACCAACCGGCCCGGGGACGTGGACCAGCTCTGCAGCATCGGCCTGCCGGATATCGGCGTGGTCACCAATATCGGCTACGAGCATATCGAGGGGTTCGGATCGATCGAGAGGGTGAGGGCAGCGGAGCTCGAGATCGCTCCGTACGTAACGAAGCTCGTCGTCAATGCCGATGACGCTTTTCTCATGGAAGGGGTGAACGAGACGTTCAAGGGAACGGTGGTGACCTTCGGCATCGAGCAGCCGGAGGCGACGGTCAGGGCCGAAGATACGGTGTTCAGCGACGAGGGGACGAGGTTCTCCCTGGTCGCGCGAGGTGAACAGATAGCGGTGCAGCTCCGGCTTGCAGGGCTGTTCAATGTGTACAACGCCCTCGCCGCAGCCGCAGCCGCCTCTACGATCGGGTTTGCCCTGCAGGAGATCAAGGCAGGACTCGAGGCCTTCGGCGGCGTTGCGCTGCGATTCGAGATCAGGCGGATCGGCGGGGTGACCTATCTGAACGACTGCTACAACGCGAATCCCTCATCGATGGAGGCATCGGTAAAAGAGCTGGTGCGGCGCGTTCAGGCATCGGGCCCGGGACAGCAGGGCTCCCGGCGGGCGATAGCCGTGCTCGGCGATATGCTCGAGCTCGGCGACTTCGCCGTCGAGGCGCACCGGAAGCTCGGGGCCTGGATGGCGGAGCTGCCTGTCGCTGTCGTCATCGGCGCCGGTCCCCTCATGGCGCACGCCGTCGCCGCATTCACGGGCACGGCGCTGCACGAGGATACCGCGGAGAATGCTGCTGCGGCGCTGGTCTCGATCGTGAAAGAGGGAGACATCGTCCTCATCAAAGGGTCCCGCGGCATGCGGATGGAAAGGGTCCTGGCAGCGGTCGAGGCGGCTCATCGCGGACCGGGGAGGGCGCAGCAGTGA
- a CDS encoding UDP-N-acetylmuramoyl-L-alanyl-D-glutamate--2,6-diaminopimelate ligase, with translation MNKIRVRDIIGKGDTVCGDDRRIIAGITCDSRKAGKGWLFVAVKGERVNGNDFIEDAFERGAAAVVYEKGSIDTGLQDRFRDAVWIGVDDIRDAMARLSHAFYGRPSEQLTVVGITGTNGKTTTSYLIKAILEQWGKAVGLIGTIQYLIRDTVAAAPHTTPEAPDFQALLREMADRGCSHIVTEVSSHALAQKRVAHTRFAGAVFTNLTRDHLDFHKTMDAYFEAKERLFTELLAAGGFAVVNADDAYGRRLLETLRERGTRTLSYAVENADADVTVSGVKSTFKGLSFTVRLKEQGDAVLEAAMTSPLVGTTNLYNILSAVSAARMLGIPFPVIREGIAMAGLVKGRFEKVDVGQDFLAVVDYAHTEDALERLLLTARQLLEAYRFVEKAERMLKVKRRRFSMPGEGEPGRAGNGKIITVVGCGGNRDKGKRSKMGAIAAALSDFVIITSDNPRNEDPKAIIRDIEKGIKTDNYIVIPDRHVAISMAVELASSGDIVLVAGKGHEDYQEIKGIRHGFSDRTALENAIRRTISRPAFGGGSTYDGLYSARSKECSC, from the coding sequence ATGAACAAAATCAGAGTGAGAGATATCATAGGGAAGGGCGATACGGTATGCGGAGACGACAGGCGGATCATCGCCGGGATAACCTGCGACTCCCGCAAAGCCGGTAAAGGCTGGCTGTTCGTTGCCGTAAAGGGCGAGCGGGTCAACGGCAATGACTTCATCGAGGACGCGTTCGAGCGCGGCGCCGCGGCTGTCGTGTACGAAAAAGGGAGCATTGATACGGGCCTGCAAGACCGCTTTCGCGATGCGGTCTGGATAGGCGTCGACGATATACGTGATGCGATGGCGCGGCTGTCGCATGCCTTCTACGGCAGGCCGTCCGAGCAGCTCACGGTCGTCGGTATTACGGGCACGAACGGGAAGACGACCACCTCCTACCTGATCAAGGCCATTCTCGAGCAGTGGGGCAAGGCGGTCGGCCTGATCGGGACCATACAGTACCTGATCAGGGATACCGTTGCGGCTGCGCCCCATACGACGCCGGAGGCCCCCGACTTCCAGGCCCTGCTCCGGGAGATGGCTGACCGGGGCTGCAGCCATATCGTTACCGAGGTCTCGTCGCATGCGCTGGCGCAGAAGCGGGTGGCGCATACGCGGTTCGCCGGCGCGGTGTTTACCAACCTGACGAGGGACCATCTCGATTTCCACAAGACAATGGATGCTTATTTCGAGGCAAAGGAGAGGCTCTTTACCGAGCTGCTCGCCGCCGGCGGCTTTGCCGTGGTCAATGCCGATGATGCGTACGGCCGCCGCCTTCTCGAGACGCTCAGGGAGCGGGGGACGCGCACGCTCTCCTATGCCGTCGAGAATGCCGATGCCGACGTTACCGTCAGCGGGGTGAAATCGACCTTCAAGGGATTATCTTTCACCGTAAGGCTCAAGGAGCAGGGGGATGCGGTGCTGGAGGCTGCAATGACCTCTCCTCTCGTAGGAACCACGAATCTCTACAACATTCTTTCCGCAGTGAGCGCTGCGCGAATGCTCGGAATACCATTTCCGGTAATAAGGGAGGGAATTGCTATGGCAGGATTGGTGAAAGGAAGGTTCGAAAAGGTCGACGTGGGACAGGATTTCCTCGCTGTCGTGGACTACGCCCACACCGAGGACGCCCTGGAGCGCCTGCTCCTGACCGCCCGTCAGCTGCTCGAGGCGTATCGTTTCGTCGAGAAAGCGGAGCGCATGCTGAAGGTGAAGCGCCGCCGGTTCTCGATGCCGGGCGAGGGTGAGCCCGGGAGAGCCGGGAACGGGAAGATCATCACCGTCGTCGGCTGCGGCGGCAACCGGGACAAGGGAAAACGTTCGAAGATGGGCGCCATTGCCGCCGCACTGAGCGACTTCGTCATTATCACGTCCGACAACCCGCGCAACGAGGACCCCAAGGCGATCATACGGGATATAGAAAAAGGCATAAAAACCGATAATTATATAGTGATACCCGACAGGCACGTGGCGATAAGCATGGCGGTCGAGCTGGCGTCCTCCGGCGATATCGTGCTGGTGGCAGGGAAAGGGCACGAGGATTACCAGGAGATCAAGGGCATCCGTCACGGCTTCAGCGACCGGACCGCCCTCGAAAACGCCATACGGAGGACGATCAGCAGGCCGGCGTTCGGCGGCGGGTCGACCTATGACGGGCTCTATTCCGCCCGGTCGAAGGAGTGCTCTTGCTGA
- the murC gene encoding UDP-N-acetylmuramate--L-alanine ligase, which yields MFNKYKIIHFVGIGGVGMSGIAEVLHNLGYEVTGSDMRESDTTARLRALGIKVYIGHGAENVDRAHVVVISSAVAPDNPEVIEAKHRAIPVIPRAEMLAELGRLKYGILVAGAHGKTTTTSLIATTLGEGGLDPTVVIGGKLNAIGSNAKLGQGVYLVAEADESDGSFLKLSPTIAVITNIDKEHMDYFKDIEALKQAFISFINKIPFYGLAVVCIENSHVREILPSIQRKVLTYGFSPKADIYARNIRNLGTRMSFEPVFKGGSLGTFAIPIPGEHNVLNSLAAIATAIELQIPVAKVARALGNFSGIHRRFELKGEKRDIKVFDDYGHHPSEVQATLKAARQCFDGRRVLVLFQPHRYTRTRDALDEFAVSFCDADRLFLMDIYPAGERPIEGVTAAALAEAIEKSGFKSIDYIPERKDMIAHITAHLSPGDVLITLGAGDVYKMGEEILKAL from the coding sequence ATGTTCAACAAGTATAAAATCATCCATTTTGTCGGCATCGGGGGGGTCGGCATGAGCGGTATCGCCGAGGTGCTGCATAATCTCGGCTACGAGGTGACCGGCTCCGACATGCGGGAGTCGGATACCACCGCGCGCCTGCGGGCGCTGGGCATAAAGGTGTATATCGGGCACGGCGCGGAGAATGTCGACCGCGCTCACGTCGTCGTCATCTCCTCGGCGGTGGCCCCGGACAATCCCGAGGTCATCGAGGCAAAGCATCGCGCCATCCCGGTCATCCCGCGTGCGGAGATGCTCGCCGAGCTGGGGAGGCTCAAGTACGGCATACTGGTTGCCGGCGCTCATGGAAAGACGACGACCACCTCGCTCATCGCCACTACCCTCGGCGAGGGCGGTCTCGACCCGACCGTGGTCATCGGCGGCAAGCTCAATGCCATCGGCAGCAACGCAAAGCTCGGGCAGGGCGTCTACCTCGTCGCCGAAGCCGACGAAAGCGACGGCTCCTTCCTGAAGCTCAGCCCGACCATCGCGGTCATCACCAATATCGATAAAGAGCACATGGATTATTTCAAGGATATCGAGGCGCTCAAGCAGGCCTTCATCTCCTTCATCAACAAGATACCGTTTTACGGCCTGGCGGTGGTCTGCATAGAGAACAGCCATGTCCGGGAGATCCTTCCGTCCATCCAGCGCAAGGTGCTGACCTACGGGTTTTCCCCCAAGGCGGATATCTATGCGCGGAATATCAGGAATCTCGGCACCAGGATGAGCTTCGAGCCGGTCTTCAAGGGCGGCTCGCTGGGCACCTTTGCCATCCCCATTCCGGGCGAGCACAACGTGCTCAACAGCCTCGCTGCGATCGCCACCGCCATCGAGCTGCAGATCCCCGTCGCGAAGGTTGCGCGGGCCCTCGGCAATTTCAGCGGCATCCATCGCCGGTTCGAGCTCAAGGGAGAGAAACGGGACATCAAGGTCTTCGACGACTACGGCCACCATCCCTCGGAGGTGCAGGCGACGCTGAAAGCGGCGCGGCAGTGTTTCGACGGCCGCCGGGTCCTGGTCCTGTTCCAGCCCCACCGCTATACGAGGACCCGGGACGCGCTCGACGAGTTTGCCGTGAGCTTCTGTGATGCCGATCGGCTGTTCCTGATGGACATTTATCCTGCCGGCGAGAGGCCGATCGAGGGCGTTACCGCCGCGGCGCTCGCCGAGGCGATAGAAAAAAGCGGCTTCAAGAGTATAGACTACATACCTGAGCGGAAGGACATGATCGCCCATATAACGGCGCACCTTTCACCCGGAGACGTACTCATCACGCTCGGCGCGGGCGATGTCTACAAGATGGGCGAAGAGATTCTGAAGGCGTTGTAA